The Muricauda sp. SCSIO 65647 genome includes a region encoding these proteins:
- the rbsK gene encoding ribokinase: MTKITVIGSTNTDMVVKAGHIPRPGETVLGGKFFISLGGKGANQAVAASRMGGTVNFITKVGDDDMGKRAVQHFEEEGINTDYVFSEANTVSGVAMITLNEKGENSIVVAPGANESLAKKHIDKALEEVIGADIILIQLEIPLKTVEYAIALAKRHQRKVILNPAPAQKLSKKVLEGLYMITPNETETEILTGIKIVDEGSARAASNLLRECGVEVVIITMGDHGAFISSEEHTGLVSGKKVEALDTTAAGDTFNGALAVAIAAGKKVKEAVHFANCAAAISVTRLGAQASIPRLGEIEVGPI; the protein is encoded by the coding sequence ATGACAAAAATCACGGTCATAGGCAGTACAAATACCGATATGGTGGTAAAGGCCGGGCATATTCCAAGACCTGGCGAGACGGTGTTGGGAGGAAAGTTTTTCATCAGCCTTGGCGGCAAAGGGGCAAATCAGGCGGTTGCAGCCTCTAGAATGGGAGGAACCGTGAATTTCATTACAAAGGTAGGCGATGATGATATGGGCAAACGCGCTGTTCAACATTTTGAGGAAGAGGGCATCAATACTGACTATGTGTTCAGTGAGGCCAATACGGTATCGGGAGTTGCCATGATAACCCTGAATGAAAAGGGTGAAAATTCTATTGTTGTGGCCCCCGGGGCCAATGAGAGTTTGGCAAAAAAGCATATAGACAAAGCGCTTGAAGAGGTAATAGGTGCAGATATTATTTTGATACAATTGGAAATTCCGCTGAAAACGGTTGAATACGCCATAGCATTGGCCAAGAGACATCAAAGAAAAGTGATTTTGAATCCTGCACCGGCACAAAAACTATCAAAAAAAGTGCTTGAGGGACTATATATGATCACCCCAAACGAAACTGAGACTGAAATTCTTACGGGTATCAAGATAGTGGACGAAGGGTCGGCAAGGGCCGCTTCAAATTTGTTGCGGGAATGTGGGGTAGAAGTCGTCATAATAACCATGGGCGATCATGGTGCGTTTATTTCGAGTGAAGAACATACCGGATTGGTTTCTGGCAAAAAAGTTGAGGCGTTGGATACCACGGCCGCTGGAGATACCTTCAATGGGGCATTGGCAGTGGCAATAGCGGCAGGCAAAAAGGTCAAAGAAGCGGTTCATTTTGCAAATTGTGCCGCGGCAATTTCAGTTACCCGTCTAGGGGCCCAGGCGTCTATTCCCAGATTGGGGGAAATCGAGGTAGGGCCAATATGA